One stretch of Pseudomonas sp. NC02 DNA includes these proteins:
- the aceF gene encoding dihydrolipoyllysine-residue acetyltransferase produces MSELIRVPDIGSGEGEVIELFVKVGDTVEADQSILTLESDKASMEIPAPKAGVVKSLKVKLGDRLKEGDELLELEIEGAADAAPAAAAPAAAPAPAAEKPAAAAEAPAAPAAAPAAETVQDIHVPDIGSSGKAKIIELLVKVGDTVEADQSLITLESDKASMEIPSPAAGVVESIAVKLEDEVGTGDFILKLKVAGASAPAAAAPAAAAPAAKAEAAPAAAAPAPAPAAKAEAAPAPAAAPAPSGAKVHAGPAVRQLAREFGVELSAVTASGPHGRVLKEDVQVYVKSMMQKAKEAPAAGAATGGSGIPPIRTVDFSRFGEIEEVPMTRLMQIGAAGLHASWLNIPHVTQFDQADITDLEAFRVAQKAVAEKAGVKLTVLPLLLKACAHLLKELPDFNSSLAPSGKAIIRKKYVHIGFAVDTPDGLLVPVIKNVDQKSLLQLAAEAAALAAKARDKKLTPDDMQGACFTISSLGHIGGTGFTPIVNAPEVAILGVSKATIQPVWDGKAFQPKLMLPLSLSYDHRVINGAAAARFTQRLSQLLNDIRTILL; encoded by the coding sequence GTGAGCGAACTCATTCGCGTACCTGACATCGGCAGCGGTGAAGGTGAAGTAATTGAACTGTTTGTGAAGGTCGGCGACACCGTCGAAGCCGACCAGAGCATCCTGACCCTGGAATCGGACAAGGCGAGCATGGAAATCCCTGCTCCCAAGGCCGGCGTGGTCAAAAGCCTGAAAGTGAAGCTGGGCGACCGCCTGAAAGAAGGCGACGAACTGCTTGAGCTGGAAATCGAAGGTGCCGCTGATGCGGCCCCTGCGGCGGCCGCTCCTGCTGCTGCCCCGGCTCCTGCCGCCGAGAAGCCTGCCGCTGCTGCCGAGGCCCCTGCGGCTCCGGCGGCTGCACCTGCCGCCGAAACAGTCCAGGACATTCATGTTCCGGACATCGGTTCGTCGGGCAAGGCCAAGATCATCGAACTGCTGGTTAAAGTCGGCGACACCGTCGAAGCTGATCAATCGCTGATCACCCTGGAGTCCGACAAGGCCTCCATGGAAATCCCTTCGCCGGCAGCCGGCGTGGTGGAAAGCATTGCCGTGAAGCTGGAAGACGAAGTCGGCACTGGTGACTTCATCCTCAAGCTGAAAGTAGCGGGCGCTTCGGCTCCTGCTGCTGCCGCTCCAGCCGCCGCTGCTCCGGCCGCCAAGGCTGAAGCCGCACCGGCTGCCGCCGCGCCTGCACCTGCGCCTGCTGCAAAAGCCGAGGCCGCACCGGCTCCGGCGGCTGCACCTGCGCCAAGCGGTGCCAAGGTTCATGCCGGCCCTGCCGTGCGCCAACTGGCCCGTGAATTCGGCGTCGAGTTGAGCGCGGTAACCGCCAGCGGTCCTCACGGTCGCGTGCTCAAGGAAGACGTGCAGGTTTACGTCAAATCCATGATGCAGAAGGCCAAGGAAGCTCCGGCTGCCGGCGCTGCTACCGGTGGCTCGGGCATTCCGCCGATCCGCACCGTCGACTTCAGCCGCTTCGGCGAAATCGAAGAAGTGCCGATGACCCGCCTGATGCAAATCGGCGCGGCCGGCCTGCACGCCAGCTGGCTGAACATCCCGCACGTGACCCAGTTCGACCAGGCCGACATCACCGACCTGGAAGCATTCCGCGTTGCGCAGAAAGCCGTGGCCGAGAAGGCCGGCGTGAAGCTGACCGTGCTGCCCCTGCTGCTCAAGGCTTGCGCACATTTGCTCAAGGAGCTGCCGGACTTCAACAGTTCGCTGGCGCCAAGCGGCAAGGCGATCATTCGCAAGAAGTACGTGCACATCGGCTTTGCCGTCGACACTCCGGATGGCCTGCTGGTACCGGTCATCAAGAACGTCGACCAGAAGAGCCTGCTGCAGCTTGCCGCTGAGGCTGCTGCACTGGCTGCCAAGGCCCGCGACAAGAAGCTCACCCCGGACGACATGCAGGGCGCGTGCTTCACCATCTCCAGCCTCGGGCACATTGGCGGCACTGGCTTCACGCCAATCGTCAACGCGCCGGAAGTGGCGATCCTGGGTGTTTCCAAGGCCACTATCCAGCCTGTGTGGGACGGTAAAGCGTTCCAGCCGAAGCTGATGCTGCCACTGTCGCTGTCCTACGATCACCGTGTGATCAACGGCGCGGCTGCCGCACGCTTCACCCAGCGCCTGAGCCAGTTGCTGAACGACATCCGCACCATCCTGCTTTAA
- the aceE gene encoding pyruvate dehydrogenase (acetyl-transferring), homodimeric type, whose amino-acid sequence MQDLDPVETQEWLDALESVLDKEGEDRAHYLMTRMGELATRSGSQLPYAITTPYRNTIPVTHEARMPGDLFMERRIRSLVRWNAMAMVMRTNLKDSDLGGHISSFASSATLYDIGFNYFFQAPTEEHGGDLIYFQGHTSPGVYARAFMEGRITEEQMNNFRQEVDGQGLSSYPHPWLMPDFWQFPTVSMGLGPIQAIYQARFMKYLEARGFIPEGKQKVWCFLGDGECDEPESLGAISLAGREKLDNLIFVINCNLQRLDGPVRGNGKIIQELEGVFRGAQWNVTKVIWGRFWDPLLAKDVDGILQRRMDEVIDGEYQNYKAKDGAFVREHFFNTPELKAMVADLSDDEIWKLNRGGHDPYKVYAAYHEAVNHKEQPTVILAKTIKGYGTGAGEAKNTAHNTKKVDVDSLKLFRDRFDIPVKDEELENLPFFKPEPNSAEARYLSERRTALGGFVPQRRAKSFNIPTPPLDTLKAILDGSGDREISTTMAFVRILAQLVKDKEIGSRIVPIIPDEARTFGMEGMFRQLGIYSSVGQLYEPVDKDQVMFYKEDKKGQILEEGINEAGAMSSFIAAGTSYSSHNQPMLPFYIFYSMFGFQRIGDLAWAAGDSRTRGFLIGGTAGRTTLNGEGLQHEDGHSHILAGTIPNCRTFDPTYGYELAVIIQDGMKKMTEEQQDVFYYITVMNESYQQPAMPAGVEEGIIKGMYLLEEDTKEAAHHVQLMGSGTILREVREAAKILREEFNVGADVWSVTSFNELRRDGLAVERSNRLHPGQKPARTYVEECLAGRKGPVIASTDYMKLFAEQIRQWVPSKEFKVLGTDGFGRSDSRKKLRHFFEVDRHFVVLAALEALADRGEIEPKVVADAIVKFGINPEKRNPLDC is encoded by the coding sequence ATGCAAGACCTCGATCCCGTCGAAACCCAGGAATGGCTGGACGCCCTGGAATCGGTTCTCGACAAAGAAGGCGAAGACCGTGCTCACTACCTGATGACCCGTATGGGCGAACTCGCGACCCGCAGCGGCTCGCAACTGCCCTACGCCATCACCACGCCGTATCGCAACACCATCCCGGTAACCCACGAAGCACGCATGCCTGGCGACCTGTTCATGGAACGCCGCATTCGCTCGCTGGTACGCTGGAACGCCATGGCGATGGTAATGCGCACGAACTTGAAAGATTCTGACCTGGGCGGTCACATCTCCAGCTTCGCTTCCAGCGCAACCCTGTATGACATCGGCTTCAACTACTTCTTCCAGGCCCCGACCGAAGAGCATGGCGGCGACCTGATCTACTTCCAGGGCCACACCTCGCCAGGCGTCTACGCCCGTGCGTTCATGGAAGGCCGCATCACCGAAGAACAAATGAACAACTTCCGCCAGGAAGTCGACGGCCAGGGCCTCTCGTCCTATCCGCACCCTTGGCTGATGCCTGATTTCTGGCAGTTCCCGACGGTATCCATGGGCTTGGGCCCAATCCAGGCGATCTACCAGGCACGCTTCATGAAGTACCTGGAAGCCCGTGGCTTCATCCCTGAAGGCAAGCAGAAAGTCTGGTGCTTCCTGGGCGACGGCGAGTGTGACGAGCCGGAATCCCTGGGCGCCATCTCCCTGGCCGGCCGCGAGAAGCTGGACAACCTGATCTTCGTCATCAACTGCAACCTGCAGCGCCTCGACGGCCCGGTTCGCGGCAACGGCAAGATCATCCAGGAACTCGAAGGCGTGTTCCGTGGTGCTCAGTGGAACGTGACCAAAGTCATCTGGGGCCGTTTCTGGGACCCACTGCTGGCCAAGGACGTCGACGGCATCCTGCAACGTCGCATGGACGAAGTCATCGACGGCGAGTACCAGAACTACAAAGCCAAAGACGGCGCGTTCGTACGTGAACACTTCTTCAACACGCCTGAACTCAAGGCAATGGTTGCAGACCTGTCCGACGACGAGATCTGGAAACTCAACCGTGGCGGCCACGACCCGTACAAGGTCTACGCGGCATACCACGAAGCGGTCAACCACAAAGAACAACCGACCGTCATCCTGGCCAAGACCATCAAGGGTTATGGCACCGGTGCCGGCGAAGCGAAGAACACTGCGCACAACACCAAGAAAGTCGATGTCGACAGCCTGAAGTTGTTCCGCGACCGCTTCGACATCCCGGTCAAGGACGAAGAGCTAGAGAACCTGCCGTTCTTCAAGCCGGAGCCAAACAGCGCCGAAGCCCGCTACCTCAGCGAGCGTCGCACTGCACTGGGCGGTTTCGTGCCTCAGCGCCGCGCCAAGAGCTTCAACATCCCGACTCCGCCACTGGATACCCTCAAGGCAATCCTGGACGGCTCGGGCGACCGTGAAATCTCCACCACCATGGCCTTCGTGCGGATCCTCGCGCAGCTGGTCAAGGACAAGGAAATCGGCTCGCGTATCGTGCCGATCATCCCGGACGAAGCCCGTACCTTCGGTATGGAAGGCATGTTCCGTCAGTTGGGCATCTACTCCTCCGTCGGCCAGCTCTACGAGCCAGTCGATAAAGACCAGGTGATGTTCTACAAGGAAGACAAGAAGGGCCAGATCCTCGAAGAAGGCATCAACGAAGCGGGCGCCATGAGCTCCTTCATCGCTGCCGGTACTTCGTACTCCAGCCACAACCAGCCGATGCTGCCGTTCTACATCTTCTACTCGATGTTCGGTTTCCAGCGTATTGGCGACCTGGCTTGGGCAGCAGGCGACAGCCGTACCCGTGGCTTCCTGATCGGCGGTACTGCCGGGCGGACCACGCTGAACGGCGAAGGCCTGCAACACGAAGACGGTCACAGCCACATCCTGGCGGGCACCATCCCGAACTGCCGCACCTTTGATCCAACCTACGGCTATGAGCTGGCGGTGATCATCCAGGACGGCATGAAGAAGATGACCGAAGAGCAGCAGGACGTTTTCTACTACATCACCGTGATGAACGAGTCCTACCAGCAGCCAGCCATGCCGGCCGGTGTCGAGGAAGGCATCATCAAGGGCATGTACCTGCTCGAAGAAGACACCAAGGAAGCCGCTCACCACGTGCAACTGATGGGCTCCGGCACCATCCTGCGCGAAGTGCGTGAAGCTGCAAAAATCCTGCGTGAAGAGTTCAACGTCGGTGCTGACGTATGGAGCGTTACCAGCTTCAACGAACTGCGTCGCGACGGCCTGGCCGTAGAGCGCAGCAACCGCCTGCACCCAGGCCAGAAGCCTGCGCGCACCTACGTCGAAGAGTGCCTGGCTGGCCGTAAGGGTCCGGTTATCGCCTCTACCGACTACATGAAGCTGTTTGCTGAACAAATTCGTCAGTGGGTACCGTCCAAGGAATTCAAAGTCCTGGGCACCGACGGTTTCGGCCGTAGTGACAGCCGCAAAAAGCTGCGTCACTTCTTCGAAGTCGACCGTCACTTCGTGGTGTTGGCAGCCCTGGAAGCCTTGGCTGACCGTGGTGAAATCGAACCCAAGGTGGTAGCAGACGCTATCGTCAAGTTCGGGATCAACCCGGAAAAACGCAACCCACTGGACTGCTGA
- the glnE gene encoding bifunctional [glutamate--ammonia ligase]-adenylyl-L-tyrosine phosphorylase/[glutamate--ammonia-ligase] adenylyltransferase — protein sequence MSLPMQAELPAILLPFAKRAEQSFRDAVAGLDGDNGLSEWTPQRWADFARVCAASDFVIEQSVRDPLMLLELVAWGELDRSFAPGELCGQIATAVQQAETEDELGRVLRRQRTRQQVRIIWRDLTRQADLVQTCRDLSDMADASIDQAYQWLYQRHCVLFGTPTGRRSGEPQHMVILGMGKLGAVELNLSSDIDLIFAYPEGGDTVGVKRSLDNQEFFIRLGQKLIKALDPMTVDGFVFRVDMRLRPYGSAGALVLSFNALEQYYQDQGRDWERYAMIKARVVAGDQVAGAQLLDMLRPFVYRRYLDFSAIEALRTMKQLIQQEVRRKGMAENIKLGSGGIREVEFIAQAFQLIHGGRDLSLQQRPLLKVLGTLEGQGYLPPAVVAELRDGYEFLRYTEHAIQAIADRQTQMLPDGTEDQARIAFMLGFPDWTAFHERLMYWRGRVDWHFRQVIADPDEEEGEESELVVGGEWLPLWEESQDEEAACRQLQEGGFTDAPKALKTLAGLRSSPQLRAMQRLGRERLDAFIPRLLAQAVEHANPDLVLERVLPLVEAVARRSAYLVLLTENPDALRRLLTLCAASPWIAEQITRFPLLLDELLNEGRLFKPPLAPELAAELRERLTRIPEDDLEQQMEALRHFKLAHRLRVAASEIAGSLPLMKVSDYLTWLAEAILEQVLALAWRQTVARYGSPQRVDGTLCDPGFIIVGYGKVGGIELGHGSDLDLVFIHDGDPQAETDGAKPIDGAQFFTRLGQRIIHLLTTQTNSGQLYEVDMRLRPSGASGLLVSSLGAFARYQENEAWTWEHQALVRARVLVGSQDVGRAFEQVRAQVLGRAQDLDKLRQEVSEMRAKMRDNLGTKSTAAGTAANAFEPTASFDLKQDAGGIVDIEFMVQYAALAWSAQHPSLLRYTDNIRILEGLEQVGLMPAADAHLLREVYKAYRSAAHRQALQNEAGTVAGDQFADERRQVQRIWHELGLS from the coding sequence ATGAGCCTTCCAATGCAGGCCGAACTCCCGGCCATCCTGCTTCCATTTGCCAAGCGGGCCGAGCAGTCATTTCGTGACGCCGTGGCCGGATTGGACGGCGATAATGGCCTTTCTGAGTGGACGCCGCAACGTTGGGCTGACTTCGCCCGTGTGTGCGCCGCCAGTGATTTCGTCATTGAACAGAGTGTTCGTGACCCTTTGATGTTGCTCGAGCTGGTGGCCTGGGGCGAACTGGACCGCAGCTTTGCCCCCGGCGAGCTGTGCGGACAGATTGCGACGGCCGTGCAACAAGCCGAGACAGAAGACGAACTGGGCCGGGTTCTGCGCCGCCAGCGCACCCGCCAGCAGGTGCGGATCATCTGGCGCGACCTGACCCGACAGGCGGACCTGGTGCAAACCTGCCGCGACCTGTCGGACATGGCCGACGCCAGCATCGACCAGGCCTATCAGTGGTTGTACCAGCGCCACTGCGTATTGTTCGGCACACCCACGGGCCGTCGCAGCGGCGAACCGCAGCACATGGTCATCCTCGGCATGGGCAAGCTCGGCGCAGTGGAGCTGAACCTGTCGTCCGACATCGACCTGATCTTCGCCTACCCCGAAGGCGGCGATACGGTCGGCGTGAAGCGCTCGCTGGACAACCAGGAGTTCTTCATCCGCCTTGGTCAAAAACTGATCAAGGCCCTGGACCCGATGACCGTCGACGGCTTTGTGTTCCGGGTCGACATGCGCCTGCGACCTTACGGCTCAGCCGGGGCGCTGGTGCTCAGCTTCAACGCGCTGGAGCAGTACTACCAGGACCAGGGCCGCGACTGGGAACGCTACGCCATGATCAAGGCGCGGGTGGTGGCCGGTGACCAGGTGGCCGGTGCGCAACTGCTCGACATGCTGCGACCGTTTGTCTACCGGCGTTACCTGGACTTTTCCGCCATCGAAGCGCTGCGCACCATGAAGCAGTTGATCCAGCAGGAAGTGCGGCGCAAGGGCATGGCCGAGAACATCAAGCTCGGCTCGGGCGGCATCCGTGAAGTCGAATTTATCGCCCAGGCGTTCCAGCTGATCCACGGTGGCCGTGACCTGAGCCTGCAGCAGCGCCCACTGTTAAAAGTGCTGGGTACCCTGGAAGGCCAGGGTTACCTGCCGCCGGCGGTGGTCGCCGAGCTGCGCGATGGCTATGAATTCCTGCGCTACACCGAGCACGCGATCCAGGCGATCGCCGATCGCCAGACGCAGATGCTCCCGGATGGCACCGAAGACCAGGCGCGGATTGCCTTTATGCTGGGCTTTCCGGACTGGACCGCGTTTCATGAGCGCCTGATGTACTGGCGTGGCCGGGTGGACTGGCATTTCCGCCAGGTGATTGCCGATCCGGATGAAGAAGAGGGCGAAGAGAGCGAGTTGGTGGTGGGCGGTGAGTGGTTACCGTTGTGGGAGGAGTCCCAGGACGAGGAAGCCGCCTGCCGTCAGTTGCAGGAAGGTGGTTTTACCGACGCGCCCAAAGCCTTGAAAACCCTGGCCGGCCTGCGCAGCAGTCCGCAATTGCGTGCCATGCAGCGCCTGGGTCGCGAGCGTCTGGATGCATTTATCCCGCGCTTGCTGGCCCAGGCCGTCGAACATGCCAACCCGGACCTGGTACTGGAGCGCGTCCTGCCCTTGGTCGAAGCCGTCGCCCGGCGTTCCGCTTATCTGGTGTTGCTGACGGAAAACCCCGACGCCCTGCGTCGCCTTCTGACCCTGTGCGCCGCCAGCCCGTGGATTGCCGAGCAGATCACTCGCTTCCCGCTGCTGCTGGACGAACTGCTCAACGAAGGCCGCCTGTTCAAGCCGCCGCTGGCGCCGGAACTGGCCGCCGAATTGCGCGAGCGCCTGACGCGCATCCCCGAAGATGACCTTGAGCAGCAGATGGAGGCCCTACGGCACTTCAAGCTGGCCCACCGCCTGCGGGTGGCCGCCTCGGAAATCGCCGGCAGCCTGCCGCTGATGAAAGTCAGCGACTACCTGACCTGGCTCGCCGAAGCCATCCTCGAACAAGTGCTGGCCCTGGCCTGGCGCCAGACGGTTGCCCGCTACGGCTCGCCGCAACGGGTGGACGGCACCTTGTGCGATCCTGGCTTCATCATTGTCGGTTATGGGAAAGTCGGCGGCATCGAATTGGGGCATGGTTCGGACCTGGACCTGGTGTTTATCCATGACGGTGACCCCCAGGCCGAAACCGACGGTGCCAAGCCGATCGATGGCGCGCAGTTCTTTACCCGGCTGGGGCAGCGGATCATTCACCTGCTGACCACCCAGACCAACTCGGGCCAGTTGTATGAAGTGGACATGCGCCTGCGGCCTTCGGGCGCATCCGGTTTGCTGGTAAGTTCCCTGGGCGCATTTGCGCGTTATCAGGAAAACGAAGCCTGGACCTGGGAGCACCAGGCGCTGGTGCGTGCGCGAGTGCTGGTAGGCAGTCAGGATGTGGGCCGTGCTTTCGAGCAGGTACGGGCGCAAGTGCTGGGCCGTGCGCAGGACCTGGACAAGCTGCGCCAGGAGGTCAGCGAGATGCGCGCCAAGATGCGCGACAACCTCGGCACCAAGTCCACGGCGGCGGGAACGGCGGCGAATGCCTTCGAACCCACGGCGTCGTTCGACCTCAAGCAGGACGCCGGAGGTATCGTCGATATTGAATTTATGGTGCAATACGCGGCTTTGGCGTGGTCTGCGCAACATCCATCGTTGCTGCGCTACACCGACAATATCCGCATTCTGGAAGGCCTGGAGCAGGTCGGGCTGATGCCCGCCGCCGATGCCCATTTGCTGCGCGAGGTGTATAAAGCCTACCGTTCCGCCGCTCACCGCCAGGCCCTGCAGAACGAGGCCGGTACGGTGGCCGGGGACCAGTTCGCTGACGAACGGCGCCAGGTGCAGCGAATCTGGCATGAACTGGGGTTAAGCTGA
- the waaF gene encoding lipopolysaccharide heptosyltransferase II, translating into MNILIVGPSWVGDMVMAQTLFQCLKQRHPDCQIDVLAPEWSRPILERMPEVRQALSFPLGHGALELATRRRIGKSLAGQYDQAILLPNSMKSALVPFFAGIPKRTGWRGEFRYGLLNDVRKLDKARYPLMIERFMALAYAPGAELPAPYPRPSLQIDPVTRDAALAKFGLELDRPVLALCPGAEFGESKRWPSEHYAKVAEMKIREGWQVWLFGSKNDHSVGEDIRQRLIPGLREEAVNLSGDTSLAEAIDLLSCADAVVSNDSGLMHVAAALNRPLVAVYGSTSPGFTPPLADKVEVVRLGLDCSPCFDRTCRFGHYNCLRQLLPQPVSDALQRLQGTVVEVR; encoded by the coding sequence ATGAATATTCTGATCGTTGGGCCCAGTTGGGTCGGTGACATGGTGATGGCGCAGACACTGTTCCAGTGCCTCAAGCAACGTCATCCCGACTGCCAAATCGACGTGCTCGCCCCCGAGTGGAGCCGGCCGATCCTTGAGCGCATGCCCGAGGTGCGTCAGGCCTTGAGCTTCCCGCTCGGCCACGGCGCGCTGGAGCTGGCGACCCGTCGACGCATCGGCAAGTCCCTGGCTGGCCAGTACGATCAGGCGATCCTGTTGCCCAACTCGATGAAGTCGGCACTGGTGCCGTTCTTCGCCGGTATTCCCAAGCGCACCGGCTGGCGTGGCGAGTTTCGCTATGGCCTGCTCAACGACGTACGCAAGCTCGACAAGGCCCGTTACCCGTTGATGATCGAGCGCTTCATGGCCCTGGCCTACGCGCCGGGTGCCGAGTTGCCTGCACCGTATCCACGTCCGAGCCTGCAAATCGACCCGGTCACCCGGGATGCGGCCCTGGCGAAGTTTGGCCTGGAGCTGGACCGTCCGGTGCTGGCGCTGTGCCCTGGCGCCGAGTTTGGCGAGTCCAAGCGCTGGCCTTCGGAGCATTACGCCAAGGTTGCGGAGATGAAGATTCGCGAGGGCTGGCAAGTCTGGTTGTTCGGCTCGAAAAACGATCATTCGGTGGGCGAGGATATTCGCCAGCGCTTGATCCCGGGGCTGCGCGAAGAGGCGGTCAACCTGAGCGGCGACACATCCCTGGCCGAGGCCATCGACCTGCTGTCCTGTGCCGACGCGGTGGTGTCCAACGACTCCGGCCTGATGCACGTGGCCGCGGCGCTGAACCGCCCGCTGGTGGCAGTGTATGGCTCGACGTCTCCCGGGTTTACCCCGCCGCTGGCCGACAAGGTCGAAGTGGTGCGCCTGGGCCTGGATTGCAGCCCGTGTTTTGATCGCACCTGCCGCTTCGGCCACTACAACTGCCTGCGCCAGTTGCTGCCGCAACCTGTCAGCGACGCGTTGCAGCGGTTGCAGGGCACTGTGGTCGAGGTTCGTTAA
- the waaC gene encoding lipopolysaccharide heptosyltransferase I, which translates to MRVLVIKTSSLGDVIHALPALTDAARAIPGIRFDWVVEEGFAEIPTWHPAVDKVIPVAIRRWRKNLWQTFKSGEWRRFKKSVQSTKYDLVIDAQGLLKSAWLTRYVRAPVAGFDKQSAREPLAAHFYSRRLAVARGQHAVERLRQLFAVALGYDLPKGLGDYGLSVDKLLGLPPKKPFVLLLHGTTWDTKHWPEAYWRDLAERMDRFGVDVKLPWGNAAEKARAERLAQGLKNAEVLPRLNLAGVARVLAGAKACVAVDTGLGHLAAALDVPTISLFGPTNPGLTGAYGKAQIHLASDFPCAPCLQKKCTYQPTAEDQRRFDLKREWPLCFTRLNPERVATRLSTLLLAEEH; encoded by the coding sequence TTGCGGGTTCTGGTAATCAAGACCTCATCCCTGGGCGATGTGATTCATGCCTTGCCGGCGTTGACCGACGCGGCGCGGGCGATCCCGGGCATCCGGTTTGACTGGGTGGTGGAAGAAGGCTTCGCCGAGATTCCCACCTGGCACCCGGCGGTGGACAAGGTGATCCCGGTGGCGATCCGCCGCTGGCGCAAGAACCTCTGGCAGACCTTCAAGAGTGGCGAATGGCGGCGCTTCAAGAAGAGCGTGCAGTCGACCAAATATGACCTGGTGATCGACGCCCAGGGCCTGCTGAAAAGTGCCTGGCTGACCCGCTACGTACGTGCCCCGGTGGCCGGTTTCGACAAACAGTCGGCTCGCGAGCCATTGGCGGCGCACTTCTATTCCCGGCGCCTGGCCGTGGCCCGTGGGCAGCACGCGGTGGAGCGCTTGCGCCAGCTGTTTGCCGTCGCCCTCGGTTATGACCTGCCAAAAGGCCTGGGCGACTACGGCCTCAGTGTCGACAAGCTGCTGGGCCTGCCGCCGAAAAAACCGTTTGTACTGCTGCTGCACGGCACCACCTGGGACACCAAGCACTGGCCGGAAGCCTACTGGCGCGACCTGGCCGAACGCATGGACCGCTTTGGCGTGGACGTGAAGCTGCCGTGGGGCAATGCCGCCGAAAAAGCCCGGGCTGAACGCCTGGCCCAGGGCCTGAAAAACGCCGAAGTGCTGCCCAGGCTGAACCTCGCGGGGGTGGCCCGAGTGCTGGCGGGGGCGAAGGCGTGTGTTGCGGTCGACACCGGCCTTGGCCACTTGGCCGCAGCACTGGATGTGCCAACGATTTCCCTGTTCGGCCCTACCAATCCTGGCCTGACCGGGGCTTATGGCAAGGCGCAGATTCACCTGGCCAGCGACTTCCCGTGTGCGCCTTGCCTGCAAAAGAAATGCACTTATCAACCGACTGCCGAAGACCAGCGTCGGTTCGATCTCAAGCGCGAGTGGCCCCTGTGCTTCACTCGCCTGAACCCTGAGCGTGTCGCAACTCGTTTAAGCACGTTGTTACTGGCTGAGGAACACTGA
- a CDS encoding glycosyltransferase family 4 protein, with protein sequence MQLAFVLYKYFPFGGLQRDFMRIALECQQRGHQIRVYTLIWEGDVPPGFEVLVAPVKALVNHRRNEKLYAWIQADLAKRPVDRVVGFNKMPGLDLYFAADGVFEDKAQNLRNPMYRWFGRYKHFAEYERAVFDKDAKTQIMVLSEHQQQLFTQYYKTQAERFHLLPPGIARDRRAPPNAAEIRAEFRREFGLADDDLLLVQIGSGFKTKGVDRSLKAVAALPSSLKKRTRLFVIGQDDPKVFQLQSAALGLGDQVQFFKGRSDIPRFLLGADLLIHPAYNEAAGMVLIEAVVAGLPVLVSKVCGYAFYIDKAQSGRVLDEPFEQAQLNHYLVDMLDDPQARAAWSRNGLAFAETADLYSMPQYAADLILAEPNR encoded by the coding sequence ATGCAACTGGCTTTTGTCCTCTACAAGTATTTCCCCTTTGGTGGCCTGCAGCGCGACTTCATGCGCATTGCCCTGGAGTGCCAGCAGCGCGGGCATCAGATTCGCGTCTATACGCTGATCTGGGAGGGTGACGTGCCGCCGGGCTTTGAAGTGCTGGTGGCGCCGGTCAAGGCGCTGGTCAACCATCGGCGCAATGAAAAGCTCTACGCCTGGATCCAGGCCGACCTGGCCAAGCGCCCGGTCGACCGCGTGGTGGGCTTCAACAAGATGCCGGGGCTGGACCTGTACTTCGCCGCCGACGGCGTGTTCGAAGACAAGGCGCAGAACCTGCGCAACCCGATGTATCGCTGGTTCGGCCGGTACAAGCACTTTGCCGAATACGAGCGTGCAGTGTTCGACAAAGACGCCAAGACGCAGATCATGGTGCTGTCCGAACACCAGCAGCAGCTGTTCACCCAGTATTACAAGACCCAGGCCGAGCGTTTTCATTTGTTGCCGCCGGGCATCGCCCGCGACCGCCGCGCGCCGCCCAATGCTGCCGAGATCCGCGCCGAGTTTCGTCGCGAATTCGGCCTGGCCGACGATGATTTGCTGCTGGTGCAGATTGGCTCGGGCTTCAAGACCAAGGGCGTCGATCGCAGCCTCAAGGCCGTGGCCGCGCTGCCGTCGAGCCTGAAGAAACGCACCCGGCTATTTGTAATCGGCCAGGACGACCCCAAAGTATTCCAATTGCAGAGTGCTGCGCTGGGCCTGGGCGACCAGGTGCAGTTCTTCAAGGGCCGCAGCGACATCCCGCGCTTTCTGCTGGGCGCCGACCTGTTGATCCACCCCGCGTACAACGAGGCGGCCGGCATGGTGCTGATCGAAGCGGTGGTCGCCGGCCTCCCGGTGCTGGTGAGCAAGGTCTGCGGCTACGCGTTTTACATCGACAAGGCCCAGAGTGGGCGGGTGTTGGACGAACCGTTCGAGCAGGCCCAGCTCAACCATTACCTGGTGGATATGCTCGACGATCCACAAGCGCGCGCGGCCTGGAGCCGCAATGGTCTGGCCTTCGCTGAGACGGCCGACCTCTATAGCATGCCGCAGTACGCTGCGGACCTGATTCTGGCGGAGCCAAACCGATGA